The Fusarium falciforme chromosome 7, complete sequence genome window below encodes:
- a CDS encoding NAD(P)-bd-dom domain-containing protein: MYAILGAAGKVGFATSSALRKAGVPVRAILRDASKAAPLRELGCEIAVADLQDSLALAKAIGDADTVQIILPPSPQAKDTAEEMRRAIESLAAALEEARPKRVLAISDYGAHITHDIGMPTMCRTFEERLRKLDCQKVFLRSAEHMQGWGRAIPAAVESGTLLSFHDPVDMPFPTISAPDLGLIAADILLQPPSDKDVEIVHAEGPRRYSAKDVATALGELLGRTFEVEAVPRSQWKDAFERVMSVTLAELLIKANDAQNEGGLVDVEPNSDTVRYGTTKLIDALRPLLASQ; this comes from the coding sequence ATGTATGCAATCCTCGGAGCGGCCGGCAAAGTCGGCTTTGCAACGTCATCGGCATTGCGCAAAGCTGGTGTCCCTGTTAGAGCGATTCTTCGCGATGCGTCAAAGGCGGCGCCACTGCGTGAACTCGGCTGCGAGATTGCGGTGGCCGACCTGCAGGATTCTCTAGCCCTCGCAAAGGCGATCGGGGATGCAGACACCGTCCAAATCATCCTTCCCCCGTCTCCACAGGCGAAAGACACGGCCGAGGAGATGCGAAGAGCGATCGAGAGTCTGGCTGCCGCGCTTGAAGAGGCTCGTCCGAAGCGTGTGCTGGCGATTTCTGACTACGGGGCTCACATCACTCATGATATCGGAATGCCTACCATGTGCCGTACTTTCGAGGAACGACTTCGCAAACTCGACTGCCAGAAGGTGTTTCTGCGATCGGCTGAACATATGCAAGGATGGGGACGTGCTATCCCAGCGGCGGTAGAGTCTGGCACTCTGTTGAGCTTTCACGATCCGGTCGATATGCCGTTTCCCACGATTTCAGCACCAGACCTAGGCTTGATAGCTGCTGATATCTTGTTGCAACCCCCCAGCGACAAGGACGTGGAGATTGTGCATGCCGAGGGCCCGCGCCGGTACAGCGCCAAGGATGTGGCGACGGCTTTGGGTGAATTGCTGGGTCGGACATTCGAGGTAGAGGCTGTGCCTCGTTCACAATGGAAGGATGCTTTTGAGAGAGTCATGAGTGTGACTCTTGCTGAACTCTTGATCAAGGCCAATGATGCCCAAAATGAGGGTGGCCTTGTTGACGTCGAGCCTAATTCTGACACCGTTCGGTATGGCACTACAAAGTTGATTGACGCACTCCGGCCATTGCTTGCATCTCAGTAG
- a CDS encoding Acetylornithine transaminase — protein MATLPGDAQAQKPDSGSGILPTYPRPSLMLTKGEGSYVTASNNKKYLDFTSGIAVVSLGHSDPEITKIITDQAGKLMHASMLFENEWADVLARNLVSKTKSSGTMSDAHQVFLASSGTEANEAALKFARNFAKKIDPSGNKFEVVAFANAFHGRSFGSLSATYNPKYREPFAPLVPGFKHGTFNSVEGLDSLITDKTCAVIVEPLQGEGGIYPAKAEFMTALRKRCDETKALLIADEVQSGIGRTGSLWAHAHPSLRDPKTNKVFAEPDILTTAKALGNGFPVGATIVTRRVAETIGLGIHGTTYGGNPLACRIANNVLDRVSKDDFLKQVQVKSDHLVKGLKDLQAKMPGVIKDVRGHGLMLGIELQPEFSGKIPEVIQNARDRGLLVIVAGPCIRMVPPLTIEAKDLDLGLDIFKAALQTVCEKKNGGKL, from the exons ATG GCAACTCTCCCAGGCGATGCTCAGGCCCAGAAACCTGATTCGGGGTCAGGTATACTTCCTACATACCCCCGCCCGAGCTTGATGCTCACAAAGGGCGAGGGATCATATGTCACCGCTTCCAACAATAAGAAGTACCTGGACTTTACCTCTGGTATCGCCGTTGTTTCGCTGGGTCACTCTGATCCCGAAATCACCAAGATCATCACCGATCAG GCCGGCAAGCTCATGCATGCCTCGATGCTGTTTGAGAACGAATGGGCAGATGTATTGGCCAGGAACCTCGTTTCCAAGACGAAATCTTCCGGTACCATGTCAGATGCGCACCAAGTGTTTTTGGCCAGTTCAGGAACAGAAGCCAACGAAGCAGCCTTGAAGTTTGCCCGCAATTTTGCCAAGAAGATCGATCCTTCTGGCAACAAATTTGAGGTCGTGGCCTTTGCCAATGCCTTCCATGGTCGCTCGTTTGGATCCTTGTCGGCCACTTACAACCCCAAGTATCGCGAGCCGTTTGCGCCTCTGGTCCCTGGCTTCAAGCACGGCACCTTCAACTCGGTCGAGGGACTCGACTCTCTCATCACTGACAAGACTTGTGCTGTCATCGTTGAGCCATTGcagggagagggaggcatCTACCCCGCAAAGGCAGAGTTCATGACTGCTCTGCGGAAACGTTGcgacgagaccaaggccCTGTTGATTGCCGACGAGGTGCAGAGCGGAATCGGCCGGACGGGGTCCCTCTGGGCCCATGCCCATCCTTCTTTGAGAGACCCCAAGACCAACAAGGTCTTTGCGGAGCCAGATATTCTCACCACGGCCAAGGCATTGGGCAATGGTTTCCCTGTCGGTGCTACCATTGTGACGCGACGGGTTGCAGAAACCATTGGTCTTGGAATCCACGGCACGACTTACGGAGGCAACCCACTCGCATGCCGAATCGCAAACAACGTTCTCGACCGCGTGTCGAAGGATGACTTCCTCAAGCAGGTCCAGGTCAAGTCTGATCATCTCGTCAAGGGACTGAAGGATCTGCAGGCCAAGATGCCAGGGGTTATCAAGGATGTCCGAGGTCACGGCCTGATGCTCGGCATCGAGTTGCAGCCAGAGTTTAGCGGAAAGATACCCGAGGTGATCCAAAATGCTCGAGATCGCGGTCTTTTGGTCATCGTTGCTGGACCTTGTATTCGCATGGTTCCTCCGTTGACGATTGAGGCGAAGGACCTGGATCTGGGTTTGGACATTTTCAAGGCGGCTCTTCAGACCGTATGCGAGAAAAAGAATGGGGGAAAGCTATGA